From Hartmannibacter diazotrophicus, a single genomic window includes:
- a CDS encoding ABC transporter permease — MSALPIDLDLAIESLPDMLDGLMTTITMTVIVLALGLILSVPMALARMSKNPILSWGAATFVMFFRGTPLLTLLYLVYYGFGQIESLREGPLWFIFGSAFACAVIGLALNHVAFMVDVVRGSLEAVPAGLVEAASALGISPQQTFREIQMPLAVRYGLSAYQNEVVMFTKGTAVISVITVVDLTAVANSVFEQTYDPFTPMLTAAFLYWSLVNLIRLGFRLLEARLNRHLRAHEASRTEEHTEAGSSLPLVTRGLRMSRSLFLRAPKEQTP; from the coding sequence ATGAGCGCACTTCCCATCGACCTCGACCTTGCGATTGAAAGCCTGCCGGACATGCTGGACGGGCTGATGACGACCATCACCATGACGGTGATCGTCCTTGCCCTCGGCCTGATCCTGTCGGTGCCGATGGCGTTGGCACGGATGTCGAAGAACCCCATTCTGTCCTGGGGGGCGGCCACCTTCGTCATGTTCTTCCGCGGCACGCCGCTGCTGACGCTGCTCTACCTCGTCTACTATGGCTTCGGGCAGATCGAATCCCTGCGCGAGGGGCCGCTCTGGTTCATCTTCGGCAGCGCCTTTGCCTGCGCCGTCATCGGGCTCGCGCTGAACCATGTCGCCTTCATGGTCGACGTGGTGCGCGGCAGTCTGGAGGCGGTGCCCGCCGGTCTTGTCGAGGCGGCCTCCGCGCTCGGCATCTCGCCCCAGCAAACTTTTCGCGAGATCCAGATGCCGCTCGCCGTCCGCTACGGCCTGTCCGCCTACCAGAACGAAGTCGTGATGTTCACCAAGGGAACCGCGGTGATCAGCGTCATCACGGTCGTCGACCTGACGGCGGTCGCGAACTCCGTCTTCGAGCAGACCTACGATCCCTTCACGCCGATGCTGACGGCGGCCTTCCTCTACTGGTCGCTGGTCAACCTGATCCGGCTTGGTTTCCGGCTGCTGGAGGCGCGTCTCAACCGCCATCTGAGGGCGCATGAGGCGAGCCGCACTGAGGAGCATACCGAAGCCGGCTCCTCCCTTCCTCTCGTCACACGAGGGCTGCGCATGTCCCGCAGCCTGTTCCTGCGCGCACCCAAGGAGCAGACGCCATGA
- a CDS encoding ABC transporter permease subunit (The N-terminal region of this protein, as described by TIGR01726, is a three transmembrane segment that identifies a subfamily of ABC transporter permease subunits, which specificities that include histidine, arginine, glutamine, glutamate, L-cystine (sic), the opines (in Agrobacterium) octopine and nopaline, etc.) — protein MEITSPEFWGYINQMANGAWVTIELFVSGFTLAFILGTVVGIISLSRNVVIQAIWRTYASIMMGVPSLLVIFILYYGGSAILSGIFGTSRIVDVTPFGAGLAALTLVYAAYVAELVHGAVRNLPRGQFEACSALSIRPHWAWYHVILPQVFRLALPGLVNIWLIVLKDTPLVSLAGLNDLVATAKISAGATKEPFIFFIAASLFFIAFSALSMPLATRLEARLGRGIAKVKT, from the coding sequence ATGGAAATCACATCCCCCGAGTTCTGGGGCTACATCAACCAGATGGCGAACGGCGCCTGGGTCACGATCGAACTTTTCGTGTCGGGGTTCACGCTGGCTTTCATCCTTGGCACGGTCGTCGGGATCATCAGCCTGTCGCGGAACGTCGTGATCCAGGCGATCTGGCGCACCTACGCCTCGATCATGATGGGTGTGCCCTCGCTGCTGGTGATCTTCATCCTCTACTACGGTGGCAGCGCGATCCTCTCCGGGATTTTCGGCACCTCGCGCATCGTCGACGTGACGCCCTTCGGGGCGGGCCTTGCCGCGCTGACGCTCGTTTATGCCGCCTATGTCGCCGAACTGGTGCATGGCGCGGTGCGCAATCTCCCACGCGGACAGTTCGAGGCCTGCTCCGCGCTGTCGATCCGCCCTCACTGGGCCTGGTACCACGTGATCCTGCCGCAGGTCTTCCGCCTGGCCCTGCCGGGGCTGGTCAACATCTGGCTGATCGTCCTGAAAGACACGCCGCTAGTCTCTCTGGCCGGCCTCAATGATCTCGTCGCCACGGCCAAGATCTCGGCCGGCGCGACCAAGGAACCCTTCATCTTCTTCATCGCGGCGTCGCTGTTCTTCATTGCCTTCAGCGCGCTGTCCATGCCCCTCGCCACCCGTCTCGAGGCTCGCCTCGGTCGCGGCATCGCCAAGGTGAAGACATGA
- a CDS encoding TRAP transporter small permease encodes MNPSLPGFLGWLRRRAENVAAALLAAVFISFILQILFRYVLAWPVGWTIEVSTLAWMWLVLWGAAFVVTERDEIRFDIIYGAVPDRVRRGFAVVTGLALILLLARSLPATIEYVEFMKVEKVSYIDIPLNYVFSIYVVFAVAAIVRYAWIIVEAIRGRTPDLTDPSHLREE; translated from the coding sequence ATGAACCCATCCCTGCCTGGATTCCTTGGTTGGCTGAGACGGCGCGCGGAGAATGTTGCCGCGGCGCTGCTCGCGGCCGTCTTCATCTCCTTCATCCTGCAGATCCTGTTTCGCTATGTGCTCGCCTGGCCGGTCGGCTGGACGATCGAGGTCAGCACGCTGGCCTGGATGTGGCTCGTTCTCTGGGGCGCGGCCTTCGTCGTCACGGAGCGTGACGAGATCCGCTTCGACATCATCTACGGCGCCGTTCCCGATCGGGTCCGCCGGGGCTTTGCCGTGGTCACGGGCCTCGCGCTGATCCTGCTGCTGGCAAGGTCGCTGCCGGCAACGATCGAGTATGTGGAGTTCATGAAGGTCGAGAAGGTCTCCTACATCGACATTCCGCTCAACTACGTCTTTTCCATCTACGTCGTCTTCGCGGTCGCGGCGATCGTCCGCTACGCCTGGATCATCGTCGAGGCCATTCGCGGCCGGACGCCGGATTTGACCGATCCCTCGCATCTGAGGGAAGAATGA
- a CDS encoding TRAP transporter large permease — MSFIDPFNACLLAMTALAILGLPIGYSMIGGSIVYLLMQGQDVSIAAEQLLQGLRGSFVLLAIPLFILSAELMNIGSLSGRLLDFCNAFVGRFRGGLGHVNVVQSVIFAGMSGSAIADAAGVGRLIIGMMTRDGRYSPSYAGAITAASAVIGPIIPPSIPMVLFSLVSDTSIGYLFLGGAVPGLLMAAMLMAINSVMARRRGFPVEEPVPVRRLPLITFRAIPALMMPVILLGGIYGGVTTPTEAAAVAALYAFLISALFYRELSVRDVYRAVLSSARSSASIGLMIGGSLVFNYVVTSENIPATLSASIAGYELSPIGFLLLVNVVLLVLGCLLEGITILLVIVPIFVPTAQALGIDMVHFGVVVVVNLMIGLITPPYGLLLFVVANLARVGLLPLIRDVLPFLLALLAALAFVTLVPDSVLWLPRLLGYNG, encoded by the coding sequence ATGAGCTTCATCGATCCCTTCAACGCCTGTCTTCTGGCGATGACGGCGCTGGCCATCCTCGGCCTGCCCATCGGCTATTCGATGATTGGCGGTTCGATCGTCTATCTGCTCATGCAGGGCCAGGACGTCTCGATCGCGGCCGAGCAGCTTCTTCAGGGCCTGAGGGGCAGCTTCGTGCTTCTCGCGATCCCGCTCTTCATCCTGTCGGCCGAACTGATGAACATCGGCAGCCTGTCGGGACGGCTGCTGGACTTCTGCAACGCCTTCGTCGGCCGCTTCCGCGGCGGGCTCGGGCATGTGAACGTCGTCCAGAGCGTGATCTTTGCCGGAATGTCCGGGTCCGCCATTGCCGATGCGGCCGGCGTCGGTCGGCTCATCATCGGCATGATGACGCGTGACGGGCGCTACAGCCCAAGCTACGCCGGCGCGATCACGGCGGCCTCGGCGGTCATCGGGCCCATCATTCCGCCGTCGATCCCGATGGTTCTGTTCTCGCTCGTCTCCGATACGTCCATCGGCTACCTGTTCCTCGGCGGTGCGGTCCCCGGCCTGCTGATGGCGGCGATGCTGATGGCGATCAACAGCGTCATGGCCCGGCGCAGGGGGTTCCCGGTCGAGGAACCGGTTCCGGTGCGGCGACTGCCGCTAATCACCTTTCGGGCGATCCCGGCCCTGATGATGCCGGTGATCCTCCTTGGTGGCATCTACGGCGGCGTGACGACGCCGACCGAGGCTGCCGCCGTCGCCGCGCTCTACGCCTTTCTCATTTCCGCGCTCTTCTACCGCGAGCTTTCGGTTCGCGATGTCTACCGGGCCGTGCTGTCCAGCGCCCGGTCAAGCGCTTCCATCGGTCTGATGATCGGCGGCTCCCTGGTCTTCAACTATGTGGTGACGAGCGAGAACATTCCGGCGACCCTCAGTGCGTCGATCGCCGGATATGAGCTCTCGCCAATCGGCTTCCTGCTCCTCGTCAACGTGGTCCTGCTCGTTCTCGGCTGTCTGCTCGAAGGCATCACGATCCTTCTTGTGATCGTTCCGATCTTCGTTCCGACGGCGCAGGCGCTCGGTATCGACATGGTGCATTTCGGCGTGGTGGTCGTCGTCAATCTGATGATCGGCCTGATTACGCCGCCCTACGGCCTGCTGCTCTTCGTCGTCGCCAATCTGGCACGCGTTGGACTGCTGCCGTTGATCCGGGACGTCCTGCCGTTCCTGCTCGCGCTGCTCGCGGCGCTTGCCTTCGTGACGCTCGTCCCGGACTCCGTTCTCTGGCTACCCCGGCTTCTTGGATACAACGGATAG
- a CDS encoding type II 3-dehydroquinate dehydratase — MTRPIFVLNGPNLNRLGTREPHIYGTATLADVEALCREALPDRPIDFRQTNHEGQLVEWVQEAIDGADAIVINPAAYSFTSIALLDALKMFPGPIIEVHISNIHRREAHYHRSYVSLAATGVIAGLGPDGYVFALKAAEKILSRR; from the coding sequence ATGACCCGACCGATCTTCGTTCTCAACGGACCGAACCTCAATCGTCTCGGCACGCGCGAGCCGCATATCTACGGCACGGCGACACTGGCAGACGTCGAGGCGCTTTGCCGCGAGGCGCTGCCGGATCGGCCGATCGACTTTCGCCAGACGAACCATGAAGGGCAACTGGTGGAATGGGTGCAGGAGGCGATCGACGGCGCGGACGCGATCGTGATCAATCCTGCCGCCTATTCCTTCACGTCAATCGCGCTGCTCGACGCGCTGAAGATGTTTCCAGGACCGATCATCGAGGTCCACATCTCCAACATCCATCGCCGCGAGGCCCACTATCACCGCTCGTATGTGTCGCTGGCAGCGACCGGCGTCATCGCGGGCCTAGGGCCGGATGGTTATGTCTTCGCGCTGAAAGCCGCGGAGAAAATCCTTTCGCGACGCTGA
- the dctP gene encoding TRAP transporter substrate-binding protein DctP produces the protein MVLSLTRRVALVGGAILATAGFATTVLAAEKPTLKFSAVFSDTDIRAEAMRELGKALSDDFSFEPHFGATLFKQGTELVALQRGNLEAGIVAPQDIAKQIPSWSILSSAYLFRDAVHLKTFYASDVGKEMTSAAEEQLGVHIVTPVYFGTRQVNLKPEKEIKTPADMAGIKLRMPGGDAWQFLGTAIGANPTPMAYSEVYTGLQTGAIDGQDNPLPNDYNMKFYEVTSQIVLTSHLIGYDLFVVSKKTWDSLTDEQKSKLETEVTKAVDSSTQKHLDEETRLANFFKEQGLKVYKPDVDAFRAFAQEKYLESDLAKDWPEGLLDKINAL, from the coding sequence ATGGTGCTTTCTCTCACGCGACGAGTGGCCCTCGTTGGCGGTGCCATTCTGGCGACCGCCGGCTTTGCGACGACCGTCCTTGCCGCCGAAAAGCCGACGCTCAAGTTTTCCGCCGTCTTCAGCGACACGGACATTCGCGCCGAAGCGATGCGCGAACTCGGCAAGGCCCTTTCCGACGATTTCAGTTTCGAGCCGCATTTCGGCGCGACGCTCTTCAAGCAGGGCACCGAGCTGGTGGCCCTGCAACGCGGCAATCTTGAGGCCGGCATCGTCGCCCCGCAGGATATCGCCAAGCAGATCCCGAGCTGGTCGATCCTCAGCTCCGCCTATCTTTTCCGCGATGCCGTTCATCTGAAGACCTTCTATGCCAGCGACGTCGGCAAGGAAATGACATCGGCGGCCGAGGAGCAGCTTGGCGTTCACATTGTCACGCCGGTCTACTTCGGCACGCGTCAGGTCAACCTGAAGCCGGAGAAGGAAATCAAGACACCCGCCGATATGGCCGGCATCAAGCTGCGTATGCCGGGCGGCGACGCTTGGCAGTTCCTCGGCACGGCGATCGGCGCCAATCCGACGCCGATGGCCTATTCCGAGGTCTATACCGGGCTCCAGACCGGCGCGATCGACGGCCAGGACAATCCGCTGCCCAACGACTACAACATGAAGTTCTACGAGGTGACGTCGCAGATCGTGCTGACGAGCCACCTCATCGGCTACGATCTTTTCGTCGTGTCGAAGAAGACGTGGGATTCGCTGACGGACGAGCAGAAGTCGAAGCTGGAGACCGAGGTCACCAAGGCGGTCGACTCGAGCACCCAGAAGCACCTCGACGAGGAGACCCGCCTTGCCAACTTCTTCAAGGAGCAGGGCCTCAAGGTCTACAAGCCGGACGTCGATGCCTTCCGCGCCTTCGCCCAGGAGAAGTATCTTGAGTCCGATCTCGCCAAGGACTGGCCGGAAGGACTTCTGGACAAGATCAATGCCCTCTGA
- a CDS encoding TetR/AcrR family transcriptional regulator, whose product MTIETANIAAGRSRTNDPEATKRNIIEVATKEFAENGLSGARIDEIAAKTKFSKRMIYYYFGDKDGLYLKVLEDCYSRVRATEAALNLEGLSPLEALKTLVGFTFDHHTSNEAFIRLVMIENIHHADYIARSPVIQQLNVTAIDAIRKLYERGVAEGSFRPGLDAIELHWQISALCFFNVSNRATFSAIFKRDLGTSESLARLKEAVVDMIVRYVKAD is encoded by the coding sequence ATGACGATCGAGACAGCCAACATCGCAGCCGGGCGAAGCCGCACGAACGACCCCGAAGCGACAAAACGCAATATCATAGAAGTCGCCACCAAGGAATTCGCCGAGAACGGCCTGTCGGGTGCGCGGATCGACGAGATCGCCGCCAAGACCAAGTTCAGCAAGCGGATGATCTATTATTATTTCGGCGACAAGGACGGCCTCTACCTGAAGGTCCTGGAAGACTGCTACAGCAGGGTCCGCGCGACGGAGGCGGCGCTGAATCTGGAAGGGCTGTCGCCACTGGAGGCCCTCAAGACGCTCGTCGGCTTCACCTTCGATCACCACACGAGCAACGAGGCCTTCATCCGCCTCGTGATGATCGAGAACATCCACCACGCGGACTATATCGCCCGCTCGCCAGTCATCCAGCAGCTCAATGTGACCGCCATCGACGCGATCCGCAAACTCTACGAGCGCGGCGTCGCGGAGGGCTCCTTCCGGCCCGGCCTCGATGCGATCGAACTGCACTGGCAGATCAGTGCCCTGTGCTTCTTCAACGTTTCCAACCGGGCGACCTTCTCCGCCATCTTCAAGCGCGACCTCGGCACCAGCGAGTCCCTTGCCCGGCTGAAAGAGGCCGTCGTCGACATGATCGTCAGGTATGTGAAGGCGGATTGA
- a CDS encoding amino acid ABC transporter ATP-binding protein: protein MTMPSSETATDQPPAAKERAIAVEMKGVEKYYGKFRALKGIDLEVRRGEKIVICGPSGSGKSTLIRTINRLEPHDGGRIVVNGVELDGTPGKTQDVRLEVGMVFQQFNLFPHLTILENCMLAPRLTRGLSRAAAERTAMRYLERVHIAEQAHKYPSQLSGGQQQRVAIARALCMEPPIMLFDEPTSALDPEMIKEVLQVMEDLAADGMTMICVTHEMGFARRVATRCVFMDKGEVVEMGPAATFFETPESDRLKAFLAQILH, encoded by the coding sequence ATGACCATGCCATCCTCCGAGACGGCGACCGACCAGCCGCCTGCCGCGAAGGAACGTGCAATCGCCGTCGAAATGAAGGGCGTGGAGAAATACTACGGCAAGTTCCGCGCCCTCAAGGGCATCGACCTGGAGGTTCGGCGCGGCGAGAAGATCGTCATCTGCGGTCCCTCGGGCTCCGGCAAGTCGACCCTGATCCGCACAATCAACCGGCTGGAGCCGCATGATGGCGGGCGCATTGTCGTCAACGGCGTCGAACTCGACGGCACTCCCGGCAAGACCCAGGACGTGCGGCTCGAGGTCGGCATGGTCTTCCAGCAGTTCAACCTCTTTCCGCATCTCACCATTCTGGAAAACTGCATGCTCGCGCCCCGTCTGACACGGGGTCTGTCGAGAGCGGCGGCCGAACGGACGGCGATGCGCTACCTGGAGCGTGTGCATATCGCCGAGCAGGCGCACAAATATCCGAGCCAGCTCTCGGGCGGCCAGCAGCAGCGCGTCGCCATTGCGCGCGCCCTTTGCATGGAGCCGCCCATCATGCTTTTCGACGAACCGACGTCCGCGCTCGATCCGGAGATGATCAAGGAGGTGCTCCAGGTCATGGAGGATCTCGCCGCCGACGGCATGACCATGATCTGCGTCACCCACGAGATGGGCTTTGCGCGCCGTGTTGCTACCCGCTGCGTCTTCATGGACAAGGGCGAGGTCGTGGAAATGGGACCGGCGGCGACCTTCTTCGAGACACCGGAGAGCGACCGGCTGAAGGCGTTCCTCGCCCAGATCCTGCACTGA
- a CDS encoding shikimate dehydrogenase yields MTSTKNGSGRAMAQDPLPAIRAGLIGRGIQKSRTPGMHEAEGARLGLDYRYRLLDFDHMGLQDSDLPAIVEKARAEGYRGLNITYPFKERVIACLDRLSDDARSIGAVNTVVFEAGEATGYNTDCWGFGESFRRGLDEPRLDRVVLIGAGGAGMAVGKALLDVGVRHLVIADRDSDKAASLIASLGERCGHDRVSHTDNVGAAIARADGIVNATPVGMDKYPGMSVKPEDLRSDLWVADVVYFPEETELLRQARALGCQVLPGSGMAIFQAVIAFRLMTGVEPDPEQMAGHFRALRRDGGMRIDINELFRP; encoded by the coding sequence GTGACATCGACGAAGAATGGCAGCGGGCGCGCCATGGCGCAGGATCCGTTGCCGGCCATCAGGGCGGGCCTGATCGGACGCGGCATCCAGAAATCGCGAACGCCCGGCATGCACGAGGCCGAGGGGGCGCGGCTCGGCCTGGACTACCGCTATCGCTTGCTGGACTTCGATCACATGGGCCTTCAGGATTCCGATCTTCCGGCCATTGTCGAAAAGGCGAGGGCGGAAGGCTACCGCGGCCTGAACATCACCTATCCCTTCAAGGAACGCGTCATCGCCTGTCTCGACCGGCTGTCCGACGATGCCCGCTCCATCGGCGCGGTCAACACGGTGGTCTTCGAGGCCGGCGAGGCGACTGGCTACAACACCGATTGCTGGGGCTTCGGCGAAAGCTTCCGGCGCGGCCTGGATGAACCGCGCCTCGACCGCGTCGTGCTGATTGGCGCGGGCGGCGCCGGCATGGCCGTCGGCAAGGCGCTGCTCGACGTCGGCGTCCGGCATCTCGTGATCGCGGATCGGGACAGCGACAAGGCGGCAAGTCTCATCGCAAGCCTTGGCGAACGCTGCGGGCATGACCGCGTCAGCCATACCGACAATGTTGGTGCGGCAATCGCCCGGGCGGACGGCATCGTCAATGCAACCCCGGTGGGCATGGACAAGTATCCCGGCATGTCGGTGAAGCCGGAGGATCTGCGTTCCGACCTCTGGGTGGCGGACGTCGTCTATTTCCCGGAAGAAACCGAACTGCTGCGGCAGGCGAGGGCGCTTGGCTGTCAGGTTCTGCCCGGCTCTGGCATGGCGATCTTCCAGGCGGTGATAGCCTTCCGGCTGATGACCGGCGTTGAGCCTGATCCCGAGCAGATGGCCGGCCACTTCCGAGCTCTCCGGCGCGACGGGGGCATGCGCATTGACATAAACGAACTATTTCGTCCATAG